The Vigna radiata var. radiata cultivar VC1973A unplaced genomic scaffold, Vradiata_ver6 scaffold_267, whole genome shotgun sequence genome has a segment encoding these proteins:
- the LOC106755130 gene encoding ras-related protein RABC2a, whose product MSSSSGQSSGYDLSFKILLIGDSAVGKSSLLVSFISNSVEDIAPTIGVDFKIKVFEVGGKRLKLTIWDTAGQERFRTLTSSYYRGAQGIILVYDVTRRDTFTNLSEVWSKEVELYSTNQNCVKMLVGNKVDRDSERVVTKEEGLALAEELGCLFFECSAKTRENVDRCFEELAQKIMEVPSLLEEGSTAVKRNVLKQQPQPQTSEIGGCCS is encoded by the exons ATGAGTTCTTCTTCTGGTCAGAGCAGTGGCTATGATCTCTCCTTCAAGATCTTGTTGATCGGTGACTCTGCCGTGGGAAAAAGTAGCCTCCTTGTTAGCTTCATATCCAACTCTGTTGAAGATATTGCCCCCACAATCG GTGTTGATTTTAAGATCAAGGTGTTCGAAGTTGGTGGGAAGAGATTGAAACTGACTATTTGGGACACAG CTGGACAAGAAAGGTTCAGAACGCTAACTAGTTCTTACTACAGAGGAGCGCAAGGAATCATTCTTG tttatgatGTAACGAGAAGAGACACCTTCACAAACTTATCAGAAGTGTGGTCTAAAGAAGTGGAACTCTATTCAACTAATCAGAATTGCGTGAAGATGCTAGTTGGAAATAAAGTTGACAGA GATTCTGAAAGGGTTGTGACTAAAGAAGAGGGTTTAGCACTTGCCGAAGAGTTAGGATGTCTGTTTTTTGAATGTAGTGCCAAAACTAGAGAAAATGTGGATCGATGCTTCGAGGAACTTGCACAAAAG ATAATGGAAGTTCCTAGTCTTTTGGAAGAAGGATCTACAGCAGTGAAAAGGAATGTTTTAAAGCAACAACCGCAACCCCAAACATCCGAAATTGGAGGCTGTTGCTCTTAA